One genomic segment of Bradyrhizobium diazoefficiens includes these proteins:
- a CDS encoding CpaF family protein, with the protein MFGKRSGTDTDLRAPKSGAVSPEPAAAPAPAVSRAPPPPAVASPPLAPAKPAPAMESRRSDNYYEVKATIFGALIEAIDLAQLAKLDSESAREEIRDIVNEIIAIKNIVMSIAEQEELLDDICNDVLGYGPLEPLLSRDDIADIMVNGANTVYIEVGGKIQRTGIRFRDNQQLLNICQRIVSQVGRRVDESSPICDARLADGSRVNAIVPPLSIDGPALTIRKFKKDKLTLDQLVKFGAISPEGAEILQIIGRVRCNVLISGGTGSGKTTLLNCLTNYIEHDERVITCEDAAELQLQQPHVVRLETRPPNIEGEGQVTMRELVRNCLRMRPERIIVGEVRGPEAFDLLQAMNTGHDGSMGTLHANNPREALSRCESMITMGGFSLPSRTIREMICASIDVIIQAARLRDGSRRITHITEVMGMEGDTIITQDIFLYDMIGEDANGKIIGRHRSTGIGRPKFWERARYYGDEKRLAAALDAAEVAPKT; encoded by the coding sequence GTGTTCGGTAAGCGTAGCGGAACAGACACCGACCTTCGGGCTCCCAAGTCCGGTGCCGTGTCGCCAGAGCCTGCAGCGGCTCCGGCGCCCGCCGTGTCGCGCGCGCCGCCCCCGCCGGCTGTCGCCTCGCCGCCGCTTGCCCCGGCGAAGCCCGCGCCGGCCATGGAGTCCCGCCGTTCGGACAATTACTACGAGGTCAAGGCAACCATCTTCGGCGCGCTGATCGAGGCGATCGACCTCGCCCAGCTCGCCAAGCTGGATTCCGAGTCCGCGCGCGAGGAAATCCGCGACATCGTCAACGAGATCATCGCGATCAAGAACATCGTGATGTCGATCGCCGAGCAGGAAGAGCTGCTCGACGACATCTGCAACGACGTGCTCGGCTACGGCCCGCTCGAGCCGCTGCTGTCGCGCGACGACATCGCCGACATCATGGTCAACGGCGCCAACACCGTCTACATCGAGGTCGGCGGCAAGATCCAGCGCACCGGCATCCGCTTCCGCGACAACCAGCAGCTGCTCAACATCTGCCAGCGCATCGTCAGCCAGGTCGGCCGGCGCGTCGACGAATCCTCGCCGATCTGCGACGCGCGTCTCGCCGACGGCTCCCGCGTCAACGCCATCGTGCCGCCGCTGTCGATCGACGGCCCCGCGCTCACCATCCGCAAATTCAAGAAGGACAAGCTGACGCTGGATCAGCTGGTCAAGTTCGGCGCGATCTCGCCGGAAGGGGCCGAGATCCTCCAGATCATCGGCCGCGTCCGCTGCAACGTTCTGATCTCCGGCGGTACCGGCTCGGGCAAGACCACGCTGCTCAACTGCCTCACCAACTATATCGAGCACGACGAGCGCGTCATAACTTGCGAAGATGCCGCCGAGCTTCAGCTCCAGCAACCGCATGTGGTGCGGCTGGAAACCCGCCCGCCCAACATCGAGGGCGAAGGCCAGGTCACCATGCGCGAACTGGTGCGCAACTGCCTGCGTATGCGTCCCGAACGCATCATCGTCGGCGAGGTCCGCGGACCCGAGGCGTTCGACCTGCTCCAGGCCATGAACACCGGCCACGACGGCTCGATGGGCACGCTGCACGCCAACAATCCGCGCGAGGCGCTGTCGCGCTGCGAATCCATGATCACGATGGGCGGCTTCTCGCTGCCGTCACGAACCATCCGCGAGATGATCTGCGCCTCGATCGACGTCATCATCCAAGCGGCGCGCCTGCGCGACGGCTCGCGCCGTATCACCCACATCACCGAGGTGATGGGTATGGAGGGCGACACCATCATCACCCAGGACATCTTCCTCTACGACATGATCGGCGAGGACGCCAACGGCAAGATCATCGGCCGGCACCGCTCGACCGGCATCGGCCGGCCGAAGTTCTGGGAACGCGCCCGCTATTACGGCGACGAGAAGCGCCTTGCCGCTGCGCTCGACGCGGCGGAAGTAGCGCCGAAGACGTGA
- a CDS encoding metallophosphoesterase family protein: MDRSFVIAHISDLHLDGSGRLLATIEALSVAIRKALADVADVPDRILLITGDLVDAPTPRALDEALAVIATFRQTGLFTDIQAVAGNHDVKRPSQRAGRHDIYDYLHLPRTSKSIYYRQAGLDLLLLDSNRASITKLASGIENTYHALVADSARLSVELAGSMGSAGRADYAEPAENLVRVLALHHHPLPQATGEGKRFLGAPDEPLMYLAAPATFLEAATSLNVNLVLHGHRHVEGLTRYSIPDPRAARGGGGEAFWRTIYVLSCPSSTGQAGDDAGFNIVHFGP; the protein is encoded by the coding sequence ATGGATAGATCGTTCGTTATTGCGCACATCTCCGACCTGCATCTGGACGGGTCTGGCCGCCTGTTGGCAACGATCGAGGCGCTCAGCGTCGCAATACGCAAGGCGCTGGCTGATGTCGCTGATGTTCCCGACCGCATCCTGCTGATCACGGGCGATCTCGTCGACGCCCCGACGCCGCGCGCGCTCGACGAAGCGCTCGCCGTCATCGCCACGTTCCGGCAGACCGGATTGTTCACCGACATCCAGGCGGTTGCGGGCAATCACGACGTCAAGCGTCCAAGCCAGCGTGCGGGCCGCCACGACATCTATGATTATCTGCATCTGCCGCGAACTTCGAAGAGCATCTACTACCGTCAGGCCGGCCTCGACCTGCTGCTGCTGGATTCCAACCGCGCCAGCATCACGAAGCTGGCGAGCGGCATCGAGAACACCTACCACGCGCTGGTCGCGGATTCGGCCCGGCTGAGCGTCGAACTCGCCGGCAGCATGGGTTCGGCGGGACGCGCCGACTATGCCGAGCCGGCGGAAAACCTGGTGCGCGTGCTGGCGCTGCATCATCATCCGTTGCCGCAGGCGACCGGCGAAGGAAAGCGGTTTCTCGGCGCGCCAGACGAGCCGCTGATGTATCTCGCGGCGCCTGCGACCTTCCTTGAAGCTGCGACCTCGCTCAACGTCAATCTGGTTCTGCATGGGCATCGCCATGTCGAGGGGCTGACCCGCTATTCGATCCCCGATCCGCGTGCGGCGCGGGGCGGAGGCGGCGAGGCGTTCTGGCGCACGATCTACGTGCTCTCCTGTCCGTCCTCGACCGGACAGGCGGGAGACGATGCCGGCTTCAACATCGTCCATTTCGGCCCGTAG
- a CDS encoding ABC transporter ATP-binding protein — translation MDAINQPLLSVRDLSVAFHQGGATTLAVDKVSFQIKRGECLALVGESGSGKSVSALSILKLLPYPNASHPSGSIRFKGRELIDQSEREMREVRGSDISIIFQEPMTSLNPLHTIEAQIGEIIQLHNPTSNAEARRRTLELLTQVGIPEPETRLKSYPHQLSGGQRQRVMIAMALANEPDLLIADEPTTALDVTVQAQILALLAGIRARLGMSLLFITHDLGIVRRIADHVCVMKNGEIVEQGPVEQVFKSPKHPYTRDLLAAEPKPDPAPPQPDAPVVMSADDLKVWFPIKRGLMRKTVGHIKAVDGVSVAVRKGETLGVVGESGSGKTTLGLALLRLISSNGRIVFLGNDIQGLRFKEMRPFRRDMQIVFQDPFGSLSPRMSVADIIAEGLTVHQPKLSREEREARVVKALEDVGLKPDTRYRYPHEFSGGQRQRISIARAVVLEPNFVVLDEPTSALDMLIQAQMVDLLRELQRRRELTYMFISHDLRVVASLASHLIVMRGGKVVEEGQAAELFKNPKTDYTRALFAAAFRLETAADGSVAT, via the coding sequence ATGGACGCGATCAACCAGCCCCTGCTCAGTGTGCGCGACCTGTCGGTGGCCTTCCACCAGGGCGGCGCGACGACGCTTGCGGTCGACAAGGTCTCGTTCCAGATCAAGCGCGGCGAATGCCTGGCGCTGGTCGGCGAATCCGGCTCCGGCAAGTCGGTCAGCGCGCTCTCGATCCTGAAGCTGCTGCCCTATCCGAACGCCTCGCATCCCTCGGGCAGCATCCGCTTCAAGGGTCGTGAGCTGATCGACCAGTCGGAGCGAGAGATGCGGGAGGTTCGCGGCAGCGACATCTCCATCATCTTCCAGGAGCCGATGACCTCGCTCAATCCGCTGCACACGATCGAGGCGCAGATCGGTGAGATCATCCAGCTGCACAATCCGACCAGCAACGCAGAGGCGCGCCGGCGGACGCTGGAGTTGTTGACGCAGGTCGGCATCCCCGAGCCCGAAACGCGGCTGAAGAGCTATCCGCACCAGCTCTCCGGCGGCCAGCGCCAGCGCGTGATGATTGCGATGGCGCTTGCCAACGAGCCGGACCTGTTGATCGCGGACGAGCCGACCACCGCGCTCGACGTCACCGTGCAGGCCCAGATCCTGGCGCTGCTCGCCGGAATCCGCGCCCGGCTCGGCATGAGCCTGCTCTTCATCACCCACGATCTCGGCATCGTGCGCCGCATTGCCGACCACGTCTGCGTCATGAAGAATGGCGAAATCGTCGAGCAGGGGCCCGTCGAGCAGGTCTTCAAGAGCCCGAAACATCCCTATACGCGCGACCTGCTCGCAGCCGAGCCGAAGCCGGATCCCGCGCCGCCGCAGCCGGATGCGCCGGTGGTGATGTCGGCCGATGATCTGAAAGTCTGGTTTCCGATCAAGCGCGGCCTGATGCGCAAGACGGTCGGCCACATCAAAGCGGTCGACGGCGTCAGCGTCGCCGTGCGCAAGGGGGAGACGCTTGGCGTCGTCGGCGAATCCGGCTCGGGCAAGACCACGCTGGGGCTGGCGCTGCTGCGGCTGATCTCCTCCAACGGGCGCATTGTCTTCCTGGGAAACGATATCCAGGGTCTGCGCTTCAAGGAGATGCGGCCGTTCCGGCGCGACATGCAGATCGTGTTCCAGGATCCGTTCGGCTCGCTCAGCCCGCGCATGTCGGTTGCCGATATCATCGCCGAAGGGCTTACCGTGCATCAGCCGAAGCTCTCGCGCGAGGAACGCGAGGCGCGCGTCGTCAAGGCGCTCGAGGACGTTGGGCTGAAGCCAGATACCCGCTATCGCTATCCGCACGAATTCTCCGGCGGCCAGCGCCAGCGCATCAGCATCGCGCGCGCGGTGGTGCTGGAGCCGAATTTCGTCGTACTGGACGAGCCGACCAGCGCGCTCGACATGCTGATCCAGGCGCAGATGGTCGATCTGTTGCGCGAGCTTCAGCGCAGGCGCGAGCTCACCTACATGTTCATCTCGCACGATCTGCGCGTCGTTGCCTCGCTCGCCAGCCATCTCATCGTGATGCGCGGCGGCAAGGTGGTCGAGGAGGGGCAGGCGGCGGAGCTGTTCAAGAATCCGAAGACGGATTACACCCGTGCGCTGTTCGCGGCAGCGTTCCGGCTGGAGACCGCCGCGGATGGGTCGGTGGCGACGTAG
- a CDS encoding tetratricopeptide repeat protein: MRHRFSLARLLASTSLVAVVAISLGGCTAMSKLSEATGSVGPRAEAAPTDPARAVEVYGERYRANPKDPDAALRYGQALRANGQRAQAAAVLEQATIANPGNKALLAQYGRALADNGNFQQAFDVLSKAHSPDNPDWRLLSVQGTALDQMGRHEEARSYYASALKIAPGDPGVLSNLGLSYMLSKDLPKAEEALRQANASPRASSRVRQNLGLVVGLQGRFAEAETIVKADLPPDQAAANVAYLKDMLSRSDAPRSAPKRTPVASLSQPD; this comes from the coding sequence ATGCGTCATCGGTTCAGTCTTGCCCGGCTTCTCGCGTCCACCTCGCTGGTCGCGGTGGTGGCGATTAGCCTCGGCGGCTGCACGGCCATGTCGAAGCTCTCCGAGGCCACCGGCTCGGTCGGGCCGCGGGCGGAAGCCGCCCCCACCGATCCCGCGCGCGCCGTCGAAGTCTATGGCGAGCGCTACCGCGCCAATCCCAAGGATCCCGACGCCGCGCTCCGCTATGGCCAAGCCTTGCGTGCCAACGGCCAGCGCGCCCAGGCCGCAGCCGTGCTGGAGCAGGCGACCATCGCCAATCCCGGCAACAAGGCGTTGCTCGCCCAGTATGGCCGCGCCCTCGCCGACAACGGTAATTTCCAGCAGGCCTTCGACGTGTTGTCGAAGGCGCATTCGCCCGATAATCCGGACTGGCGCCTGCTCTCGGTGCAGGGCACCGCGCTCGATCAGATGGGACGCCACGAAGAGGCGCGCTCCTATTACGCGAGCGCGCTGAAGATCGCACCGGGTGATCCCGGCGTGCTCTCCAATCTCGGCCTGTCCTACATGCTCTCGAAGGATCTGCCCAAGGCCGAAGAGGCACTGCGGCAGGCCAATGCCTCGCCGCGCGCGAGCAGCCGGGTGCGGCAGAATCTCGGCCTGGTCGTCGGTCTCCAGGGCCGTTTCGCTGAAGCCGAGACCATCGTGAAGGCGGACCTGCCGCCGGACCAGGCCGCGGCCAATGTCGCCTATCTGAAGGACATGCTGAGCCGCAGCGACGCGCCGCGCAGCGCGCCGAAGCGCACGCCGGTCGCCTCGCTCAGCCAGCCCGACTGA
- a CDS encoding type II secretion system F family protein: protein MVEFLVTKLHDAHFMTMLLAAIAASATVYTLVMPLFAGEGLAKRMKAVASERERIRQRERDRLNKSEKVSLRQTPKQIVSKVVEDFNLTKWLAQETARDKLIMAGYRGQAPYITFLFARMVAPLVLFVGSVLYVFVIAHMEQSMPIKIGICVGAAYLGLQAPMLFLRNAISKRQLSIKRAFPDALDLLLICIESGMSVEMAFRKVATEIVGQSIALSEEFTLTTAELSYLQDRKVAYENLAKRTGLEGVKSVCLALQQAERYGTPLGHSLRVMAQENRDMRMNEAEKKAAALPPKLTVPMILFFLPVLFVVILGPTGIKISELH from the coding sequence ATGGTTGAGTTTCTCGTTACGAAGCTGCATGACGCCCACTTCATGACCATGCTGCTGGCGGCCATCGCCGCCAGCGCCACCGTCTACACGCTGGTGATGCCGCTGTTCGCGGGCGAGGGCCTCGCCAAACGCATGAAGGCGGTCGCGAGCGAACGCGAACGCATCCGGCAGCGCGAGCGCGACCGCCTCAACAAGAGCGAGAAGGTCTCGCTGCGGCAGACACCGAAGCAGATCGTCTCCAAGGTCGTCGAGGACTTCAACCTCACCAAATGGCTGGCGCAGGAAACCGCGCGCGACAAGCTCATCATGGCGGGTTATCGCGGCCAGGCGCCCTACATCACCTTCCTGTTCGCACGCATGGTCGCCCCGCTGGTGCTGTTCGTCGGCTCGGTCCTCTACGTCTTCGTGATCGCGCATATGGAGCAGTCGATGCCGATCAAGATCGGCATCTGCGTCGGCGCCGCCTATCTCGGCCTCCAGGCGCCGATGCTGTTCCTGAGGAACGCGATCTCCAAGCGCCAGCTCTCGATCAAGCGCGCCTTTCCCGACGCGCTCGACCTGCTGCTGATCTGTATCGAATCCGGCATGTCGGTCGAAATGGCATTCCGCAAGGTCGCTACCGAGATCGTGGGCCAGTCGATCGCGCTGTCGGAAGAGTTCACGCTGACGACGGCCGAGCTGTCCTATTTGCAGGACCGTAAGGTCGCCTATGAGAACCTGGCAAAGCGCACCGGGCTCGAAGGCGTCAAATCGGTATGTCTGGCGCTTCAGCAGGCGGAACGCTATGGCACCCCGCTCGGCCACTCGCTGCGCGTCATGGCGCAGGAAAACCGCGACATGCGCATGAACGAGGCCGAGAAGAAGGCCGCCGCGCTGCCGCCGAAGCTGACGGTGCCGATGATCCTGTTCTTCCTGCCGGTGCTGTTCGTGGTCATTCTCGGACCGACCGGTATCAAGATCTCCGAGCTGCACTGA
- a CDS encoding NlpC/P60 family protein, with amino-acid sequence MHDPRHDPRLTPARGDLAAKYLEGKVQADRFVTGEEFEVVDSVAPMREQPSSGAMLMTEALRGERVTVYDRNGEGWAWGQLGGDGYVGWLPDAALATPTAAPTHKVSALRTLAFPGPSIKLPPTGSLGLGSKLTVAREDGIFVVTREGTFLPKTHLAPLDHREPDFVAVAERFVGTPYLWGGKTSLGIDCSGLVQISLTSAGTGCPRDSDMQQAGLGRSLEPHERSKLQRGDLIFWKGHVAIVRDAITMVHANAHHMATVIEPIEPAVARIKQAGSEVVAIRRL; translated from the coding sequence ATGCATGATCCAAGACACGATCCAAGATTGACGCCGGCGCGGGGCGATCTCGCCGCAAAATATCTCGAAGGCAAGGTGCAGGCCGATCGCTTCGTCACCGGCGAGGAATTCGAGGTGGTCGATTCGGTCGCGCCGATGCGCGAGCAGCCGTCATCCGGCGCGATGCTGATGACGGAGGCGCTGCGCGGCGAGCGCGTGACGGTCTACGACCGCAACGGCGAGGGCTGGGCCTGGGGTCAGCTTGGCGGCGACGGCTATGTCGGCTGGCTGCCAGATGCGGCTCTCGCGACACCGACCGCCGCGCCAACGCACAAGGTGAGCGCGCTGCGGACGCTCGCTTTCCCCGGCCCCTCGATCAAGCTGCCGCCAACCGGTTCGCTGGGGCTAGGATCTAAGCTCACGGTCGCGCGGGAGGATGGCATTTTCGTCGTGACGCGCGAGGGTACGTTCCTGCCGAAGACCCATCTCGCGCCACTCGACCATCGCGAGCCGGATTTCGTCGCAGTGGCGGAGCGTTTCGTCGGCACGCCCTATCTCTGGGGCGGCAAGACCAGCCTCGGCATCGACTGTTCCGGCCTCGTCCAGATCTCGCTGACATCGGCCGGCACCGGCTGCCCGCGCGACAGCGACATGCAACAAGCGGGCCTCGGCCGCTCGCTCGAACCGCACGAGCGAAGTAAGCTACAGCGCGGCGATTTGATCTTTTGGAAGGGGCACGTCGCCATCGTTCGCGATGCCATCACCATGGTTCACGCCAACGCGCATCACATGGCAACGGTGATCGAGCCGATCGAGCCGGCGGTCGCGCGGATCAAGCAAGCCGGCAGCGAAGTCGTCGCGATCAGGCGGCTGTAG
- a CDS encoding type II secretion system F family protein, whose amino-acid sequence MNMQVLALAFLATAAVGGIAWVFLYPLLSGERKAENRRASIARAEAPTIRQTEKSQRSRREQVETTLKDLEARRLQEKSVSLTVRLSQAGLDWTPQKFWIVSGVVAGVFFAAVLFGGGGLLGATGLAFAGGLGLPRWALGFLKKRRENKFLAALPDAVDVIVRGIKAGLPLFESIKVVAADSPEPLRSEFLAIIETQAIGMPLGEACSRLYERMPLPEANFFGIVVSIQQKSGGNLSEALGNLSKVLRDRKKMKEKIQAMSMEAKASAGIIGSLPPIVMFLVYLTTPQYISLLWTHPTGQLMLVGCLIWMSIGIMVMKKMINFDF is encoded by the coding sequence ATGAACATGCAGGTCCTCGCCCTGGCCTTCCTCGCCACCGCCGCCGTCGGCGGCATTGCCTGGGTCTTTCTCTATCCGCTGCTGTCCGGGGAGCGGAAGGCCGAAAACCGCCGCGCCTCGATCGCGCGCGCCGAGGCGCCTACGATCCGGCAGACCGAGAAAAGCCAGCGCTCGCGTCGCGAGCAGGTCGAGACCACGCTCAAGGACCTCGAAGCCCGGCGTCTCCAGGAGAAGAGCGTCTCGCTCACCGTGCGCCTGTCGCAAGCGGGGCTCGACTGGACGCCGCAGAAATTCTGGATCGTATCCGGCGTCGTCGCCGGCGTGTTTTTCGCGGCCGTTCTGTTCGGCGGCGGCGGCCTGCTCGGCGCGACCGGCCTCGCCTTCGCCGGCGGCTTGGGCCTGCCGCGCTGGGCGCTCGGCTTCCTGAAGAAGCGTCGCGAAAACAAGTTCCTGGCGGCGCTGCCCGACGCGGTCGACGTCATCGTGCGCGGCATCAAGGCGGGCCTGCCGCTGTTCGAATCGATCAAGGTCGTCGCCGCCGATTCCCCCGAGCCGCTGCGCAGCGAGTTCCTCGCCATCATCGAGACACAGGCGATCGGCATGCCGCTCGGCGAGGCGTGCTCGCGGCTCTATGAGCGCATGCCGCTGCCGGAAGCCAATTTCTTCGGCATCGTGGTGTCGATTCAGCAGAAATCGGGCGGCAATCTCTCCGAAGCGCTCGGCAACCTCTCCAAGGTGCTGCGCGACCGCAAGAAGATGAAGGAGAAGATCCAGGCGATGTCGATGGAAGCCAAGGCTTCCGCCGGAATCATCGGCTCGCTGCCGCCGATCGTGATGTTCCTGGTCTATCTCACGACGCCGCAATACATCTCCCTGCTTTGGACTCATCCGACCGGCCAGCTGATGCTGGTCGGCTGCCTCATCTGGATGTCGATCGGCATCATGGTGATGAAAAAGATGATCAACTTCGACTTCTGA
- a CDS encoding leucyl aminopeptidase family protein — protein MPSVFETSSTAIPITFVTKSSWDQVAETLRPAQRQFATASAFSGKPGGYLALPAPDGAIAQVLFGLEDHGTRSRDLFRPGALPGLLPPGTYRFANAPHDARLAALAFALGCYRFARYRKADRPDVRLVPPDGVDAAEITRMADAAMLARDLINTPSNDMGPEELTAAAQELATEFGASFACTIGEELAKNFPLIHAVGMASSRAPRLIDIGWGDPSHPKVTLVGKGVCFDTGGLDLKPSSGMLIMKKDMGGAANVLALARMVMDAKLKLRLRVLIPAVENAVAGNAFRPLDIFTSRKGITVEIGNTDAEGRLVLADALALADEENPDLLIDLGTLTGAARVALGPDLPPFYTHDETLAADVARCAAQENDPLWRMPLWPPYDAWLDSKTATITNAPSGGFAGSITCALFLQRFVEQAKSWLHVDIYGWTPTAKPARPEGGECQAARAIYRVLSERYA, from the coding sequence ATGCCTTCAGTCTTCGAGACGTCGTCCACCGCCATCCCGATCACCTTCGTCACCAAGTCGAGCTGGGATCAGGTCGCCGAGACACTGCGGCCGGCACAGCGTCAGTTCGCCACAGCCAGCGCGTTTTCCGGCAAGCCCGGCGGCTACCTGGCGCTGCCCGCACCCGATGGCGCGATCGCACAGGTGCTGTTCGGCCTCGAGGACCACGGCACACGATCGCGAGACCTGTTCCGGCCGGGTGCCCTGCCCGGCCTGCTGCCGCCGGGCACCTACCGCTTCGCCAATGCACCGCACGATGCGCGGCTGGCGGCGCTTGCCTTCGCGCTGGGATGCTACCGCTTCGCGCGCTACCGCAAGGCCGATCGGCCCGACGTCAGGCTGGTGCCGCCCGACGGCGTCGATGCCGCCGAGATCACCCGCATGGCGGATGCCGCGATGCTGGCGCGCGACCTCATCAACACGCCGTCCAACGACATGGGGCCGGAGGAACTCACTGCTGCGGCGCAAGAGCTCGCCACCGAATTCGGAGCCAGCTTTGCCTGCACCATCGGCGAAGAGCTGGCGAAGAATTTTCCGCTGATCCATGCCGTCGGCATGGCCTCCAGCCGCGCACCGCGCCTGATCGACATCGGCTGGGGTGATCCCTCGCATCCGAAAGTGACACTGGTCGGCAAGGGCGTCTGCTTCGACACCGGCGGGCTCGACCTGAAGCCGTCGAGCGGCATGCTGATTATGAAGAAGGACATGGGCGGCGCCGCCAACGTGCTGGCGCTGGCGCGCATGGTGATGGACGCCAAGCTGAAGCTGCGGTTGCGCGTGCTGATTCCGGCCGTGGAGAACGCGGTCGCCGGCAACGCCTTCCGTCCTCTCGACATCTTCACCTCGCGCAAGGGCATCACGGTGGAGATCGGCAATACCGACGCGGAAGGGCGGCTCGTGCTCGCCGACGCGCTGGCGCTGGCCGACGAGGAAAACCCCGATCTCTTGATCGATCTGGGAACGCTGACCGGCGCGGCACGCGTCGCGCTGGGACCGGACTTGCCGCCCTTTTACACCCATGATGAGACGCTGGCCGCCGACGTCGCGCGCTGCGCGGCGCAGGAGAACGATCCGTTGTGGCGCATGCCGCTGTGGCCGCCTTATGATGCGTGGCTGGACTCCAAGACCGCCACCATCACCAACGCGCCTTCCGGCGGCTTTGCCGGCTCGATCACCTGCGCGCTGTTCCTGCAGCGCTTCGTCGAGCAAGCCAAGAGCTGGCTTCACGTGGATATTTACGGCTGGACGCCGACGGCGAAGCCCGCGCGCCCCGAAGGCGGCGAATGCCAGGCCGCGCGCGCCATCTACAGGGTGCTGAGCGAGCGCTATGCATGA
- a CDS encoding AAA family ATPase, which translates to MISYARQTQEEQPEAPPPPVEEHIAPAPRVSVQAFCETVETAAAVQSAGEDRRLGKAHLKIQMGGMAAAIEAYRSAPTPNVIVLESDGRNDLLTGLDQLATVCDAGTRVVVIGRINDVMLYRELVRRGVSDYVLSPVGPIDVVRSICNLFSAPEAKAVGRIIAVVGAKGGVGASTISHNVAWAIARDLAMDAVVADLDLAFGTAGLDYNQDPPQGIADAVFSPDRVDTAFIDRLLSKCTDHLSLLAAPATLDRVYDFGTDAFDAVFDTLRSTMPCIVLDVPHQWSGWTKRALIGADDILIVAAPDLANLRNTKNLFDLLKAARPNDRPPLYCLNQVGVPKRPEIAAAEFAKAIESQPVVSIPFEPQIFGSAANNGQMIAEISANHKSIEMFLQIAQRLTGRSETKKQKSSLLSPLIEKLRGR; encoded by the coding sequence ATGATCAGCTACGCTCGCCAGACCCAAGAAGAGCAGCCGGAGGCCCCGCCCCCGCCGGTCGAGGAGCATATTGCGCCGGCGCCGCGCGTCTCGGTCCAGGCCTTCTGCGAGACCGTGGAGACCGCCGCTGCCGTGCAGTCTGCCGGCGAGGATCGCCGTCTCGGCAAGGCCCATCTGAAGATCCAGATGGGCGGCATGGCGGCCGCGATTGAAGCCTACCGCTCCGCGCCCACGCCGAACGTGATCGTGCTCGAGAGCGACGGCCGCAACGACCTGTTGACCGGGCTCGACCAGCTCGCCACCGTCTGCGACGCCGGCACCCGCGTGGTCGTGATCGGCCGCATCAACGACGTCATGCTCTACCGCGAGCTCGTGCGCCGCGGCGTCAGCGATTACGTGCTCTCGCCGGTCGGCCCGATCGACGTCGTGCGTTCGATCTGCAATTTGTTCTCGGCGCCGGAAGCCAAGGCGGTCGGCCGCATCATCGCGGTGGTCGGCGCCAAGGGCGGCGTCGGCGCCTCCACCATCTCCCACAACGTCGCCTGGGCGATCGCGCGCGACCTTGCGATGGACGCGGTCGTCGCCGACCTCGACCTCGCCTTCGGCACCGCCGGGCTCGACTACAACCAGGACCCGCCGCAGGGCATCGCCGACGCCGTGTTCTCGCCCGATCGCGTCGACACCGCATTCATCGACCGCCTGCTGTCGAAATGCACCGACCATCTCAGCCTGCTGGCGGCGCCGGCGACGCTCGACCGGGTCTATGATTTCGGCACCGACGCCTTCGATGCCGTGTTCGACACCCTGCGCTCGACCATGCCCTGCATCGTGCTCGACGTCCCGCACCAATGGTCGGGCTGGACCAAGCGCGCCCTGATCGGGGCCGACGACATCCTGATCGTCGCTGCGCCCGACCTCGCCAATTTGCGCAACACCAAGAACCTGTTCGATCTTTTGAAGGCCGCGCGGCCCAACGATCGGCCGCCGCTGTACTGCCTGAACCAAGTCGGGGTGCCAAAGCGGCCCGAAATCGCCGCCGCGGAGTTTGCCAAGGCGATCGAAAGCCAGCCGGTCGTGTCGATCCCGTTCGAGCCGCAGATTTTCGGCTCGGCGGCCAACAACGGCCAGATGATCGCGGAGATCTCCGCCAACCACAAGTCGATCGAGATGTTCCTTCAGATCGCCCAGCGCCTGACCGGTCGCAGCGAGACCAAGAAACAAAAGTCGTCCCTGCTTTCACCGCTGATTGAGAAGTTGCGGGGAAGATAA